In Anabaena cylindrica PCC 7122, a single genomic region encodes these proteins:
- a CDS encoding HNH endonuclease: protein MSDYPKHWKELAQSIKEKADWRCQKCGRVCLRPGEIPADNIKPRAYNLQVHHHNMIPTDNRVENLIPVCASCHLNYHRGGRGNVVEGQLSLFDMSAFS, encoded by the coding sequence ATGAGTGACTACCCAAAGCACTGGAAAGAACTAGCTCAATCCATCAAAGAAAAAGCTGATTGGCGTTGTCAAAAATGTGGGCGTGTCTGCTTACGTCCTGGTGAAATACCTGCTGACAATATTAAACCCCGTGCCTATAACCTGCAAGTTCATCACCACAATATGATACCTACTGATAACAGGGTTGAGAACTTGATACCAGTGTGCGCGTCATGTCATCTTAATTACCATCGTGGGGGTAGGGGTAATGTTGTGGAAGGACAGTTAAGCTTGTTTGATATGTCTGCTTTTTCTTAG
- a CDS encoding PIN domain-containing protein, whose protein sequence is MTQLELYYGVFRSNQKDKNLQLLQSFLNQFTLIPLDEESAKIAGIIKADLARIGTPIGPYDVEIAAIALANDLILVTHNTREFSRVNGLKIEDWESET, encoded by the coding sequence ATTACTCAATTAGAGCTTTATTATGGGGTATTTCGTAGTAATCAAAAAGATAAAAATTTACAATTATTACAAAGTTTTTTAAATCAATTTACCCTCATACCTTTAGATGAAGAATCCGCAAAAATAGCTGGTATAATCAAGGCTGATTTGGCTAGAATTGGTACGCCAATAGGTCCCTATGACGTGGAAATTGCAGCGATCGCTTTAGCAAATGATTTGATTTTAGTAACCCATAATACAAGGGAATTTAGTAGAGTAAATGGATTAAAAATAGAAGATTGGGAAAGTGAAACTTAG
- a CDS encoding formylglycine-generating enzyme family protein, translating to MEITDEIIAQNKVERFVSRFESSYRLLACHAALPLVLTPELVNYLRVQFLKSEGVPWIAEADLLLSDLCRPVGYELYVMDEAGRAYLLNQLEQDGRFGEKRIREIAHLLLNYVNHLAKTNPFLGKKDIQTQKWGAMLYLDTEQTVREIATAINESIINKAEISRLYKITEDFKQQIDKSQTAKPDRFQDLLKYAQVVNDLLRKPEIVKTEAITSSYQIAGNNLTVPESLVNSSIKTFKVATIEIKETHIEIKETHIFDFTIATLERQLGKGKQKEWVINRQQSQAEGIIEVLGAGIELEMIKIPTGTFSMGAPDKELNSNNSERPQHKVTVPSFYMGRYPITQAQWKLVAELPQVNKQLDPDPSRFKGTNRPVESVFWYDAVEFCSRLSQYTGRTYRLPSEAEWEYACRAGTTTPFHFGETITADLANYDGRNAYGQGPKGVYREETTEVGSFGVANNFGLYDMHGNVREWCLDDWHDKYTDAPVDGSALFNDANLHNGSRYAVLRGGSWVSNPGFCRSAYRDYSYRVGRDLYADIGFRVVCVVGRTL from the coding sequence ATGGAAATAACAGATGAAATTATAGCGCAGAATAAAGTAGAGCGATTTGTCAGTCGTTTTGAGTCTTCTTATCGTTTGTTAGCTTGTCATGCAGCTTTACCTCTAGTATTAACTCCAGAATTAGTCAACTATCTTAGAGTCCAGTTTCTCAAAAGCGAAGGAGTACCCTGGATTGCAGAAGCTGACTTATTGTTATCTGATTTGTGTCGTCCGGTGGGTTATGAACTTTATGTAATGGATGAAGCAGGGAGAGCTTATTTATTAAACCAGTTGGAACAAGATGGAAGATTTGGTGAGAAAAGAATCAGGGAAATTGCTCATTTATTATTGAATTATGTTAATCATTTAGCTAAAACTAATCCATTTCTGGGAAAGAAAGATATACAAACGCAGAAATGGGGAGCAATGTTATATTTAGATACAGAGCAAACTGTTAGAGAAATTGCTACAGCTATTAATGAATCTATAATAAATAAGGCAGAAATCAGCCGCTTATACAAAATTACTGAAGATTTCAAACAACAGATAGATAAATCACAAACAGCTAAACCGGATCGGTTTCAAGATTTATTAAAATATGCTCAGGTAGTTAATGACTTATTGAGGAAGCCTGAAATAGTTAAAACAGAAGCAATTACAAGCTCGTATCAGATAGCAGGTAATAATTTAACTGTACCAGAAAGTTTAGTTAATTCTTCTATTAAAACCTTTAAAGTAGCCACCATCGAAATCAAAGAAACCCACATCGAAATCAAAGAAACCCACATCTTTGACTTTACTATAGCCACCTTAGAACGTCAGTTAGGTAAAGGTAAACAAAAAGAATGGGTCATTAACCGTCAACAAAGCCAAGCAGAGGGCATTATTGAGGTACTAGGAGCAGGAATTGAACTCGAAATGATAAAAATTCCTACAGGAACATTCTCAATGGGAGCGCCAGACAAAGAATTAAACAGTAACAATAGTGAAAGACCGCAACACAAGGTAACAGTTCCTAGCTTCTACATGGGGCGTTATCCTATTACCCAAGCACAGTGGAAATTGGTAGCCGAACTCCCACAAGTCAACAAACAACTAGACCCAGATCCATCTAGATTTAAAGGAACGAATCGCCCTGTTGAAAGTGTGTTTTGGTATGATGCGGTGGAGTTCTGCTCACGCCTTTCTCAATATACAGGTAGAACTTACCGCCTTCCTAGTGAAGCAGAATGGGAATATGCCTGTCGAGCCGGAACTACCACACCGTTTCACTTTGGAGAGACGATTACAGCAGATTTAGCTAACTATGATGGTAGAAACGCCTATGGTCAAGGACCCAAAGGAGTTTATAGAGAAGAAACAACAGAAGTAGGGAGTTTTGGAGTAGCTAATAATTTTGGATTATACGATATGCACGGGAATGTAAGGGAGTGGTGTTTAGATGATTGGCATGATAAGTATACAGATGCACCAGTAGATGGCAGTGCTTTGTTTAACGACGCTAATCTGCATAATGGGTCGAGGTACGCTGTGCTGCGGGGCGGTTCTTGGGTCAGCAATCCTGGATTCTGCCGTTCCGCGTATCGTGACTACAGCTATAGAGTCGGGCGCGACCTCTACGCCGATATTGGTTTTCGTGTTGTCTGCGTTGTTGGGAGAACTCTCTAG
- a CDS encoding TRADD-N-associated membrane domain-containing protein yields MTTASEIQWLMDLSKQINQNYWIMTNQHNIQPAPKSNPYLTLIIKERLRQARRSFDFALIATALSFGISLVGAGYLINNKASEGAVTTAVGLMASVRYMQIAKDANNRLDKIVDDLDTE; encoded by the coding sequence CAATGGTTAATGGATTTATCAAAGCAAATTAACCAAAACTACTGGATTATGACTAATCAGCATAACATTCAACCTGCTCCTAAATCCAACCCTTACTTGACACTGATTATTAAAGAGAGATTACGTCAAGCCCGCCGCAGTTTTGACTTTGCCTTAATTGCTACTGCTTTATCTTTTGGTATCAGTCTTGTTGGTGCTGGGTATTTGATTAACAATAAAGCATCAGAAGGTGCTGTGACTACGGCTGTGGGACTTATGGCTAGTGTGCGCTATATGCAGATTGCCAAAGATGCAAACAACCGTCTGGACAAAATCGTAGATGATTTGGATACAGAGTAG
- a CDS encoding IS4 family transposase: protein MIRQGHGDATVERIVKHQVVLAIQDTTELNYTSHKALSGTGYLDSKYAQGLKVHSVLTASTQGIPLGIIEQQVWSRIEEELGKAEQRKQKPTAEKESQRWLDALITTESIIPSSVQVVTIADREADFYDLFACPRRQGSDFLIRASQNRCLVDCEEHLWATLESVDSQGIMTVEVKRNPTRPSRTATCSNLQY from the coding sequence ATGATTAGACAAGGACATGGAGATGCGACAGTAGAGCGAATTGTCAAGCATCAGGTAGTATTGGCAATACAAGATACAACAGAACTAAACTATACCAGCCACAAAGCCCTATCAGGAACAGGATATCTGGACAGTAAATATGCCCAAGGATTAAAAGTCCATTCAGTGTTGACAGCAAGCACACAGGGAATACCATTAGGCATCATCGAGCAACAGGTGTGGTCTAGAATTGAGGAAGAATTAGGAAAAGCGGAACAAAGAAAGCAAAAACCAACCGCAGAAAAAGAAAGTCAAAGATGGCTTGATGCCTTAATCACAACAGAGTCAATAATTCCTTCTTCAGTACAAGTAGTGACAATTGCCGACCGAGAAGCCGATTTTTATGACTTATTTGCTTGTCCTCGTCGTCAAGGCTCAGATTTTTTGATTCGAGCTAGTCAAAATCGCTGTTTGGTTGATTGTGAGGAGCATTTATGGGCAACCTTAGAGTCTGTTGATTCTCAAGGTATCATGACGGTGGAAGTCAAACGTAATCCTACTCGACCTTCCAGAACGGCTACATGTAGCAACCTGCAATACTAA
- a CDS encoding IS4/Tn5 family transposase DNA-binding protein has product MEKWITEELERTELGDKRRTKRLMKIVSNLSEKPEASVPQASETWSQTCIYI; this is encoded by the coding sequence ATGGAAAAGTGGATCACAGAAGAGCTAGAAAGAACCGAGTTAGGGGATAAAAGAAGAACCAAAAGGTTGATGAAAATAGTCTCCAACTTAAGTGAAAAACCAGAAGCTAGTGTACCTCAAGCCAGTGAAACATGGTCACAGACTTGCATCTACATATAA
- a CDS encoding ISL3 family transposase → MTGKKGIKILTEILDLSGVKVVSHRLHTGIGMILQIEQENSFATCPYCGTTSHKLHQNHRHIIKDLPFGEKEIFLEINRRQFKCEQCKKPFSEDLDFVKKKRTFTNRLANKTIQEVLENDIHSVAAKGIVTKDEIERMLKDASSELPDLKPINLKRLGIDEIALKKGHGNYCAVLVDLDQSKLIAILSGRTQEIIRKTLMGWGTEILENIEEVSIDLWSGYKTLVTELMPNAQVVADRFHVMTQINKELDTQRKREKRKVEDLIKKANTTEKSKYEEILAGLKNSKYPLLKNEDKLTQEQLEKLIQVKNVSPILKEMHEFKEKIRQIFNTTQDWYTGVFKLGMWLSRAKKYFPNSNNTIIRWYQEIIAYFDNRTTSGTVEGINNKLKLIKRSGYGFKNFENFRIRCLLSWHYV, encoded by the coding sequence ATGACTGGCAAAAAAGGTATTAAAATTCTAACAGAAATTCTGGATTTAAGCGGTGTAAAAGTTGTATCACATCGCCTTCATACCGGAATTGGAATGATTTTACAAATTGAACAAGAAAATTCATTTGCTACCTGCCCATATTGTGGCACAACCAGCCATAAATTACATCAAAATCATAGACATATTATTAAAGACCTCCCTTTTGGAGAAAAAGAAATATTTTTAGAAATTAATCGCCGACAGTTTAAATGTGAACAATGTAAAAAACCATTTAGTGAAGATTTAGATTTTGTTAAAAAGAAAAGAACTTTTACAAATCGCCTTGCAAATAAGACAATACAAGAAGTTTTAGAAAACGACATTCATAGTGTAGCAGCAAAAGGTATAGTAACAAAAGACGAAATAGAAAGAATGTTAAAAGACGCATCATCAGAATTACCAGATTTAAAACCTATAAATCTAAAAAGACTGGGAATTGATGAAATAGCTTTGAAGAAAGGACATGGGAATTACTGTGCAGTATTAGTAGATTTAGATCAGAGCAAACTAATTGCGATTTTAAGCGGACGAACACAAGAAATAATCAGGAAAACCCTTATGGGATGGGGGACAGAGATTCTAGAAAATATAGAAGAAGTCAGTATAGATTTGTGGAGTGGCTATAAAACTTTAGTAACAGAATTAATGCCAAATGCTCAAGTAGTAGCTGATAGATTTCATGTAATGACACAGATTAACAAAGAATTAGATACACAAAGAAAAAGGGAAAAACGGAAAGTTGAAGATTTAATCAAGAAAGCAAATACAACAGAAAAATCTAAATATGAAGAAATATTAGCTGGATTGAAGAATAGTAAATATCCCTTACTTAAAAATGAAGATAAGTTAACCCAAGAGCAATTAGAGAAACTGATTCAAGTTAAAAATGTCTCGCCTATTTTGAAGGAAATGCACGAATTTAAAGAAAAGATTAGGCAAATTTTTAATACTACACAAGATTGGTATACGGGAGTTTTCAAATTAGGTATGTGGTTATCGAGAGCTAAAAAATACTTCCCAAATAGCAACAATACTATTATTCGTTGGTATCAGGAAATTATAGCCTACTTTGATAATAGGACAACCAGTGGTACTGTGGAAGGAATTAATAACAAGCTTAAACTAATAAAACGTTCGGGATATGGATTTAAAAACTTTGAAAATTTCCGAATTAGATGCTTATTAAGTTGGCATTATGTTTAA
- a CDS encoding formylglycine-generating enzyme family protein: protein MPKIVIHEYERTAQYFREDLGNDIQLDMMLIPGGTFIMGAPKDELDSRNNERPQHEVTVPSFYMGQYPVTQAQWKFVAKLPQVNKKLNPDPSRFKGANRPVEQVSWYDAVEFCSRLSNHTKRQYSLPSEAEWEYACRAGTKTPFHFGETITTDLANYDGRSSYGQGPKGVYRKETTEVGSFGVANNFGLYDMHGNLWEWCLDDWHDKYTDAPVDGSAWFDNDDKLSDKSGRVVLRGGSWISSPEICRSAYRYLNPWGERGNINDGIGLRVVCVVGRTIQ, encoded by the coding sequence GTGCCAAAAATTGTGATTCATGAGTACGAAAGAACAGCACAATATTTTAGAGAAGATTTAGGTAATGATATTCAACTGGACATGATGCTGATTCCTGGTGGCACTTTTATAATGGGAGCGCCGAAAGATGAATTAGATAGTAGAAATAATGAAAGACCGCAACATGAGGTAACAGTTCCTAGCTTCTACATGGGTCAATATCCTGTTACCCAGGCACAATGGAAATTTGTAGCCAAACTCCCACAAGTCAATAAAAAACTAAACCCAGACCCATCTAGATTTAAAGGAGCGAATCGTCCCGTTGAGCAAGTTTCTTGGTATGATGCGGTGGAGTTTTGTTCACGGCTCTCAAATCATACAAAAAGGCAGTATAGCCTCCCTAGCGAAGCAGAATGGGAATATGCCTGTCGAGCGGGGACTAAGACACCATTCCACTTTGGAGAGACGATTACCACAGATTTAGCTAACTATGATGGTAGAAGTTCTTATGGCCAAGGACCCAAAGGAGTTTATAGAAAAGAAACAACAGAAGTAGGGAGTTTTGGAGTAGCTAATAATTTTGGATTATACGATATGCACGGGAATTTATGGGAGTGGTGTTTGGATGATTGGCATGATAAGTATACAGATGCACCAGTAGATGGGAGTGCTTGGTTTGATAATGATGATAAACTAAGTGACAAGTCAGGACGCGTTGTACTGCGGGGCGGTTCTTGGATCTCCTCTCCTGAGATCTGCCGTTCCGCGTATCGTTACCTTAACCCTTGGGGCGAGCGCGGCAACATCAACGACGGTATCGGTTTGCGTGTTGTCTGCGTTGTTGGGAGAACTATCCAGTAG